The following nucleotide sequence is from Chloroflexota bacterium.
CGTCTGGGATTCCGGAGTGGTGGAAGGCGATTCCTCTATTTGGGTTGGTTATGACGGAGACAAGCTCGTCTCGTATCAGCGCTACTGGTGGCGGGTCAAGGTCCGGGGCAACCACAGAGAAGAGTCAGATTGGAGCCAGCCTGCCTGGTGGGAGATGAGCATATTGAGCCCTTCGGAGTGGACAGCAGAGTGGATATCCCCTGATCTCGAGGAGAAGGATGAGGACAATCCCTGCCCTATGCTGAGAAAGGAGTTCTACCTTAAGGGAAAGGTCAATTCCGCCAGGGCCTATGTGACGTCCCTTGGCCTGTATGAGATGGAAATCAACGGCAGGCGGGTGGGCGATGCGCGGTTCACTCCCGGCTTTTCAAGTTTCCACAAACGCCTCCAGTACCAGACATATGATGTCACAGACTACCTGCGGGAAGGCCAGAACGCCGCGGGCGTGTTCCTGGGGGACGGCTGGTACAGGGGCCACCTCTGGATTAAGGCGATACCAAATGTCTTCGGCAAAGAACTGGCCCTTCTGGCGCAAATCCGTGTCGAATACAAGGACGGGACAATCGAGACGATAGGAACGGATAGCTCCTGGCATTGTACGACAGGTCCGATCCTCAGTTCTGACCTGTATTATGGCGAAGTCTATGACGCGCGCAAGGAGATCCCCGGCTGGTCGGAGCCCCGCTGCAGGTATGACAAGTGGCGAGAGGTGAGGCGACTCGAATACAGCAAGGCGCACCTAGTTTGCTCACCCGGTGGGACGGCAAAGGTCAAGGAGGAAATGCAGCCCCGGAGGCTTCTCAGGACGCCCAAAGGCGAGATGGTAGTCGATCTGGGGCAGAACATCGCGGGTATTGTCCGGCTTCAAGTTGAAGGAGAAAGCGGGAGAGAGGTCACGCTGAGCTACTGCGAGGAGCTGACGCCCGAAGGCAACTTCAATCCTGAACAGCTTGACCTTCTGGGCCACCAGAGAAGGGCGGGGCGCTTCTATCAGATCGACCGGTATGTTCTGAAGGGTGGACCGGAGGTGATCGAACCGCGCTTCACTTTCCACGGATTCAGATATGTGAAGATAGAAGGCTACCCGGGAGAACTGGATCCGGGCAACATCAGAGGCCTGGTCATATACTCCGATCTGCCGGTTACGGGAGAGTTTTCCTGCTCCAATCCTCTCATCAATCAACTGCAGCACAACATCCTCTGGTCTCAGAAGGGCAACTTCCTGGATGTCCCCAGCGATTGCCCCCAGGGGAGAAGATGGGCTGGACGGGGGACATTCAGATATACGCTCCGACAGCCTGTTTTCTAATGGGCTGCTCGGGATTCCTGGCGAAGTGGCTACAAGACCTGAAGGCAGATCAGAGGGATGATGGTCTGGTCCCACACATCATACCCTGGCTGCCCGACTATCCAGTTTATGGCCCCCTTGGCATTGGCGGCTCTTCTGGCTGGGGCGACGCCTGCATCACTGTCCCCTGGACTCTATACCTCTACTACGGGGATATGAGAATCCTCCATGAGATGTATGGCACCATGAAGAAATGGATTGGCTTCATCCAGCGGCGCTCCAGGGGGTATATCTGGAGCAAAGGCATGCACTGGGGCGACTGGCTGGAGCCGGGTAGAAAGATCTACCATTACTTCCTGCCATGGGCTCCGAAAGGCTACGTGGCGACCCCCTCATTTGCCTATTCATGTCACATGCTTTCCAGGATCGCCAAGTTGCTGGGGAAACACAATGACGCCGAGTATTACAGGGGACTCTCTGAGAGAGTAAGAGCAGCCTACCTGAAGAGATACGTGAAGGACAATGGGCGTATCAGGCCTTCAAGGCAAGGCGCCTACGTTCTGGCGTTGGCCTATGACATGGTTCCCGAAGAGATCAGGCCGAGGCTGGCTGCCCATCTGGCCAAGATGGTCAAAGACAACGGCAACCACCTTGATACGGGATTCCTCTCTACTCCGCACCTCTGTCAGGCTCTTTGTGACAGCGGGTACGAGGAGTTGGCTTTCCAAGTCCTGAATCAAGACACCATTCCCTCTTGGTTATACGAAGTCACGAAGGGAGCCACGTCAGTCTGGGAAACCTGGGACTGCATCAAGGCCGACGGCATGCTTCGCAAGGGGATGTCCTTCAACCACTATGCTTTTGGCGCCATCGGCGCATGGCTCTACTGCTACATAGCCGGGATTGGACTGGATGAAGAGAATCCGGGTGGTAAGCACACCATTCTCTCGCCCCACCCCGGCGGCGGGCTGACGGAGGCCCGGGCTACATATCAGTCACCTCACGGAGAGGTCAAGTCGGCGTGGAAGCTTGTCGAAGGCCGGATGACCTACAGTGTCACCATCCCTTCCAACAGTACAGCGACTGTCCGTCTGCCCAAAGCCATTGGGGCCGAGGTCAGCGAAGGCGATGGACCTCTCGAGGCAGCAGAGGGAGTCTCTAGGGTCAGCCACGAGACTGGTGGAGTCACGTTGCAGATAGGTAGTGGTTCTTACAACTTCCGCTACAGATACACATAGAAGGTTCTTCCTCTGCAACCTCGTCGCCAAAGCTCCGCGGCTGATCTCTCTTGGCGAATTCCGCAGGCAGCGGTCAGCGGCACTGGAGTTGAGCCATTGACCTTCTGAATATGCGTTAGAAGGTCTACCTGTCAAGCGTGGACTCGGACCCGCCAAGCGTGGATTCTTCCCTGGTGACCTTCTGAGTCGTCGAAAAATCGGCCCAAAAACGCGACCCGTAGGATCGATTTTGAGATTGGTGGAGCTGGGGGGACTCGAACCCCCGACCTTCTGACTGCCAGTCAGACGCTCTCCCTCTGAGCCACAGCCCCAAGTGCTAGATAGTTTACCAGAGTGTGCCCGTCTACTCAAGACGGACGGCAGTTACTTCATACCTTGACGCTCTTTTGGCTTTGGATTTTAACTTAACGCATCTCCTGTGACCTTTCCCTACTTCTTTCTCTTTGACTTCCTCTTCCTCTCATAGTCTAGGCTGAGAACTACCCAGTCCCGGCCAAATCTCTCGCCAATCATAACCATTGAAACATAGGCTTTGATTCAACCTATTTGTGTACTGACCTTCTGGTCTTCTCTTCCTTCTTGACGGACACCAGAGGCTGGGTCTCTGCTAGCCTCTCCCGTGGCCACAGGAAGAGACGATAGAAACCAAGCGTAGCGACAAGTATCATAATGAGGGTCATAGCCGTGACCCATACTTCGGTAACCCTTGTTATGGTGAGGAGTGCTGCCCAACCTGCCATGCCAAAGCAATAAAACAACACAAAGCCACTGTGAAGGCTCCATAGAGTCTCCCAGGCTACTTCCATGCCCTTTTTCTCCTCCTCTCCTTCGACAAACCTGTGGTAGTCTCCCAAACCCAACTCGGCATCCATCAACGTGCTGGCTACTCTGGAATAGCGCACGGACAGCACCCTCAGGGAGTGGTTTACGAAGAAACCAAAAAGGGACAACGACAACCCGAAGGCAGCTAGATACCAGTGCACCAGCCCTGTCCAGGCTATGATGCCCAGGAGTATTGCGAATATGCCAGCAGTGACGATGGTCAGCCACATCCGTGCGTTCTCATGGTGGCTTGCTTGTAGCCAGTATTGTCCAAAGGCCACGTAGGCGCTTTCCTCACGATTCATTTCTTATCTCCTTGTTAATGACTGGTGTACTGCCGAACCATTTCCGGTGATGTCTGTCCAGCCCCTTCCGGCTTGATTACTGTGATGCTGTAGATGAAGTCAATCTGCTCCCTCCGGAGTCAGCAAAGGCATTTTATAGAGGGTGATAGCCCCCGTCTGTTCTTGGAACGGCTTATGGCTTGTATGCCAGGATGCTCATTTGCGTTGATCTGGCTTCTCAGAGACTAGAGCAATCAGGCGTTCATTATTCTTTGCAAGCAGGTAAGCAACTGCATGAGCACTGGCCTCCTGTAATACAAGGAGATCACGGATGACTTTCTTGACATCTTTTTCCTTTCTCATCATTAGCCGTAGCTTGGCAAATTCCTTCCCCTCATCAGGAGTCTCGACATGTTGCCCTTCCTCCAAGAGTCTCTGTTCTATCTTATATTCGTTAATAGTTGCTTGCTGTAACTCAAGAAAAAGGTGATTGTGATCCAGAAGTTGTTTAGTTCTGGCGTCTGTCATATTTTCCCTCCTCAAATCAAATCTGCCACACTATAACACGTTGCACCGCTGGCGTGCCATCCCTGGAGCCTGGAAACACCGCCCACACGGGAGTGGCATCAGGCCGCTGATAGACAACTCCGTCTGGAGGAAGCCCTGGGAGGTACTCCCTTTGTATCCAGGCTGAGGTCAAGGTGCCTCTGAGAAGGTCGTGGGAATGCTGATGGACTATGAGCAAGAGTGAGGGGCTAGGAGAAGGTAATCTAACTGCCCCTCAGTCGAAGTTGACATCATACAACCAAACTCACCGGCGACAATGCAACGCAGCGGAAAAGCGGTCACGGTGCAGCCCCATGCTAGATGCTTTCTTCGAAATAGTCCGCGTCTATCTTTTTTACTGGATAGAGCGAAACCGTCGATACACCGACGTCATGGTCGATCATTAGCTGGGATAACTGGTCGCCGTCAATCAAGACAATCTTACTTCCGATTTGAGAAACGTAGTTTCGGGAATCATCCGTGAATCTGGAGGTCGTGATGAAGATGCCTTTCGTAGCCTTTTGTGCCTGCAATGCGCCGGCAAACTGCATGACGTCAGGTCTGCCGACAGCATTGGTGTCCCAGCGTTTCGCCTGAATATAAATGACATCGAGACCAAGCTTGTCTTCTTTGATTATTCCATCGATGCCTTCGTCCCCTGTCCGTCCTATAGCCTTTCCTGCATCAGCACGCGAGCCGCCGTAGCCCATCTTCACGAGCAACTCGACAACGATCTGTTCGAAGAATGGCGGGGACGACTTCTTGAGCTTGGCAAGCAGTTCATCGACCAGCTCTTCGCGGAGATTCTCATAGGCAGTCTCAAGTGCCTCGGAGGGCGTAGCGGTTGACATGTCAGGGGGTTCCCTTGAAGCTTTCATCTTCTCACCACGGCGCGTTCCCTTGAGTTGCTGGAACACCTGGAATTCGGGATACCGCTTCAGCAGCTTAACGTTGATCTTCGCAGGGTTTGTCTTAAGGAGGTCTTGACCCCCCGGTGTGATTCGGAAGTAACCCCTGCGGGTGGGTTCAAGCAATCCAGCCTTCTTCATGTACGTCGTGGCCCATCCAACACGGTTAACGAACGTGCGTTGGACACCGCTCGGAAGCATTTCCTCTAGGTCCGCTTCGGTAAGACCCAGTTGGGTAGAAAGCGCATCAACTGCCTCATACGTTGAAATTTCCTCGTTTCGTGCTTCCGCGAATTGAAGCAACGGCAGCATCAGACTCTGGTAGTCAGGGATCGCCATAGATCGTCCTCTCTTGTATCTTCTACTCTCTCTTATGCTACTGCACTAGCTGTGGGCATTCTAGCTCAGGCGATCCAAACAAGTCAACAAGAGCATCGTGCCGCTGCCCCCTCTGTATCCAAGCTGAGGTTGGGCTGGTATAATGTCGCAGCAGAGAGATAGTGGAAGCAGTAGATGAACACCTTCCTTTTCACATGGAATCCCGATAAGTGGCAATGGGATGACTTGCCTCAAGCTGTGTATGAGGCGAACGCAGAGGGTCGCTACCACGATACTTGGAGTTGTGGGGCAACACGACACATCTCTCCTGGAGATCGAGCCTTCCTCATGCGTCTTGGTGTTCCCCCAAAGGGCATCATGGGTTCAGGGGTTATTGTGTCGGAGCCCTTTGAAGGTGTTCATTGGGATTCGAGGAGAGCAGAACGTGGAGACACTGCCCATCGTGTTGAGATTATTTTCGACGTCTTGAGTGATCTCCCAATACTAGATGAGAAAGCCTTGTCATCAGATGCGCTGGGCCAGCACAACTGGTACCCGCAAGCATCAGCTACTCGTATCCCCGAAAGTACTGCAGTGCAACTCGAGTCCATTTGGTCACGGGCAACCGGTCTAACCTTCAAGCCACCTGAGAGTGCTGGACTTCCCGGCTTGCGTCTTGAAGGCACAAAACGCAGCCAGATCATCACGACATACGAACGCAACCATGAGGCACGTGAAGAATGTCTCAGGCGCCATGGCAGAAGATGCCAAGTATGTAGCCTTGCGTTTGAGGAACGCTATGGCGCCATTGGGAAAGGATTCATTCACGTACATCACGTCGTCCCTGTTTCCGGAATTGGACAGGAGTATGAGGTAGATCCCGTCAATGATCTGAGCCCAGTGTGCCCGAATTGCCATGCAATGCTACACAAGCGAACGCCACCGTTGTCAATTCATGAACTGAAGAGAATGATCCAAGCCTCTGACGTTTAGGTTGAGCGGATGGGGTCCCACCTCTTGAATGCTTGCTCCACCAGCGCCTTGCAGACCTTCAGACTATCCTCGACTGTCACCGAGCGCGTGTACCTCTGCACCATCTCCAAGCTTTCCCATCCCCCAAATCCTTGATGGTCATAATGATCTGTATACCCCCTGAAGTTGACTCTCCAGACATTGGTTCCCTTCGGTTGGAATTTGGCCAGCCACGCTCCGAGATACTGTGCTGACATAGCACCAAAGGGTGCACAAGCCGTTTATCTGCATGGTTCTTGATCTGTTATAATTGTGGTCAGGAGAGTTGATAGACGATGAATATGCCACTAGGGACAGGGATCGGTGTCTGGGAATTATTCGGCCCTATAAGCGGTACCGGCAGGTTGAGGGATTACACGAATGCGATCGAAGGTTTGAAGAATAGCCGCAGGATCAAGTCGGTTATCATCAATGTAGATTCGCCGGGGGGGCTGGCTACGGCTTCTAATGGCCTCTACTGCGCCGTTTCGAGGCTGTCGGCCAAGAAGCCGGTTGTGGCCTTCGTCAGCGGGACCTGCGCCTCGGGTTCCTACATGGCAAGCTGTGCTGCCACCAAGATTGTAGCCCTCCCCACAGCGGTGGTGGGGTCAATAGGCGTCCTCTCTGTCAGGCCCATATTGCAGGACTTGCTGAACAAGGTGGGTATCCACGTTGATGTCACCAAGAGCGGCCGCCTGAAGGATATGGGTGGTTTCTACCGGGAGCCGACTGAAGAGGAGAAGAGGAAGGAAGAGGAGCTCATCACTGGCTTTTACAACTATTTTGTCTCGGTTGTGGCTAAAGGCCGGAAGATGGATGAGGGTAAAGTGAAGGAACTGGCCACGGGAGAGGTTTTCCTGGGAGAGAAGGCCAAATCTCTGGGGCTTATTGATGAAGTGGGTGATTTTGACGTGGCCGTTGACCTGGCTGCTGATTTAGGCAAGGTGGCGCGCCACCTTATTCCGGTCAGACGGCGGTCCAGCTTGTCTGAAAGGCTTTTCTTGAGGTTTGCCGGTACTGCGCCTGAGGATTTCATAACTGCAGCTGAGTCTTTGCTCAGCCGCCGCATCTATTATCGCTCCTGAGAGCATGGGACTCTGTCTAGCGCAGGCGGACGACAGCTACCATGATACCTACTGCTATCGTACAGGCTGATGTAGGTAAAGAAGGTCAGGGCATCTCCCGAGAAGCCCACGTTGCTCACGACGTAGCTCAAGGCGACGCCAACGCCGGCGATAACCTGTAGGGCTGTGCCACGCTTGCGGTTCACGGAGCGACTGAGCACCTCTCCTATCGAATAACCTGCACCGGCGGCCAACGCAATGCTGAGGAGAAGACTGGCGGAGAACAGGGGTATCAGGTCGCGGAGCCATGCCCACGCTATGCCAATGGCGATAGCCAGGACTAACCCCAGGCCGGCAGCCTTGAGGTATTGGAGAGGCGTGATCTGGTAGGTGGGCAGACGCTTGACCCCGGCGCAGTCTCTGCACCGGGCACCTACAGGGGTCTGGACCAGGCACTTGGGACAGATGGGGATGCCGCATTTTCCGCAGGCCAGGTTGGTCTCTACATTAGGATGGGCGGCGCATTTCATTCACATATCGTTTTAGATGGCTAAGTGGCCCTTTTTCGGCTGAGAGCGAAGAGGCGCTTGATGCACTCGGGAGGTACTTTAACCCCCCCTATGGGGGTCTCAGTCGTGTTGTCGAAGCCATGGTAATCACTGCCTCCAGTGGCGATCAGCCCATGCTTGTGGGCTATGGAGGCCAATTGCTGGATTGACCTGGGATTATAGTTACTGTAATAGACCTCCAGGCCGATCAGCCCCACCCTCTGGAGCCGTGGAATGAGATCCTCCAGATTTTCCATGTCGGCCGGATGGGCCAGGACTGGAAGCCCACCCACCCTCACCACCAGTTCCACCACCTCCTCAGGTGTCATCTTCTCCCGCTCCGCATAGGCCGGCCCTTCCCTGCCGATGTATTTGACGAAGGCTTCCTTGGAAGATTGGACATAGCCTTTCTCCATAATAGCCTGGGCAATGTGGGGCCGCCCTACGGAACCGCTCCCGGCTATCTCCTGCACCCTCTCCCACTCGATGTGGATTCCCAGATTGGCCAGCTTGGCGATCATCTTCTGTGCCCGTATCTTCCGTGAACCACGCAGTTCTACCAGTTTCTTTATCAATTCCGCGTCAGCGCAATCTATGAAATAACCCAGAACATGAACCTCACCGTGGGGGACGTCAGTGCTGACCTCTACACCGGGGATGACCTTGAGGGTGGGGAATGCCTGCGCCGCTTTCAGGGCAGGGGCAATTCCCTCTACAGAGTCGTGGTCGGTAATGGCGATGACCTCCAGCCCCAAGGTGGCTGCTGTGTTTACCAGCTCTTCAGGACTGTAGCGCCCGTCCGAGGCGGTACTGTGGAGATGCAGGTCGAACTTCATGGACTACACTGCTTCTCTATCAACGCGGATGATGCTGGTGGCCCGTCCTGTGCCTAGTTCTACCTCCACCAGCACCGAATTGAAAATGTTGGCTCCCTTCCCCACTGATAGTCGACTGGGCATGTGTGTCAGGAAGCGCTTGATTACCTCGTCAACGTCGTCACCAATGATGGAGTCGGCGGGACCCACCATGCCTATGTCAGTGACATAGGCTGTTCCTTTTGGCAGAATGCGTGTATCAATGGTTCCCACGTGCGTGTGTGTTCCCACCACAGCGCTGACCCTCCCGTCGAGATACCGTCCCATGGCATTCTTCTCCGAGGTTGCCTCAGCGTGGAAGTCGATCACAATGGCATCAGGCTTGGTTTCAAGTTTCTGCAGCAGATGGTTCATTGCCCTGAAGGGGCAGTCGGCGTCGCCCATGAAGGTGCGCCCTGCCAGGCTGACTACCAGGACGGTTTGCCACCATAAATACCCGCGGCCTGGGACCCCTGGGGCGTAGTTGAGCGGACGGAGAATGGGCATCTCAGTGTCAAGAAGGGGGAGGATCTCCCTCTGCGCCCAGATGTGATTACCGGAAGTGAGGACATCGACGCCACTCTGGAGAAGCTCTTCAGCGGTTTCCGGGGTCAGCCCTTTCCCGCCAGCGGCATTCTCAGCGTTAGCGACAACCAGATCAAGCTGCAAATCA
It contains:
- a CDS encoding restriction endonuclease, producing the protein MAIPDYQSLMLPLLQFAEARNEEISTYEAVDALSTQLGLTEADLEEMLPSGVQRTFVNRVGWATTYMKKAGLLEPTRRGYFRITPGGQDLLKTNPAKINVKLLKRYPEFQVFQQLKGTRRGEKMKASREPPDMSTATPSEALETAYENLREELVDELLAKLKKSSPPFFEQIVVELLVKMGYGGSRADAGKAIGRTGDEGIDGIIKEDKLGLDVIYIQAKRWDTNAVGRPDVMQFAGALQAQKATKGIFITTSRFTDDSRNYVSQIGSKIVLIDGDQLSQLMIDHDVGVSTVSLYPVKKIDADYFEESI
- a CDS encoding PHP domain-containing protein, producing MKFDLHLHSTASDGRYSPEELVNTAATLGLEVIAITDHDSVEGIAPALKAAQAFPTLKVIPGVEVSTDVPHGEVHVLGYFIDCADAELIKKLVELRGSRKIRAQKMIAKLANLGIHIEWERVQEIAGSGSVGRPHIAQAIMEKGYVQSSKEAFVKYIGREGPAYAEREKMTPEEVVELVVRVGGLPVLAHPADMENLEDLIPRLQRVGLIGLEVYYSNYNPRSIQQLASIAHKHGLIATGGSDYHGFDNTTETPIGGVKVPPECIKRLFALSRKRAT
- the sppA gene encoding signal peptide peptidase SppA, yielding MNMPLGTGIGVWELFGPISGTGRLRDYTNAIEGLKNSRRIKSVIINVDSPGGLATASNGLYCAVSRLSAKKPVVAFVSGTCASGSYMASCAATKIVALPTAVVGSIGVLSVRPILQDLLNKVGIHVDVTKSGRLKDMGGFYREPTEEEKRKEEELITGFYNYFVSVVAKGRKMDEGKVKELATGEVFLGEKAKSLGLIDEVGDFDVAVDLAADLGKVARHLIPVRRRSSLSERLFLRFAGTAPEDFITAAESLLSRRIYYRS
- a CDS encoding TIGR00282 family metallophosphoesterase; translation: MRILLVGDIIGRPGRRAVRNLMPGLRRDLQLDLVVANAENAAGGKGLTPETAEELLQSGVDVLTSGNHIWAQREILPLLDTEMPILRPLNYAPGVPGRGYLWWQTVLVVSLAGRTFMGDADCPFRAMNHLLQKLETKPDAIVIDFHAEATSEKNAMGRYLDGRVSAVVGTHTHVGTIDTRILPKGTAYVTDIGMVGPADSIIGDDVDEVIKRFLTHMPSRLSVGKGANIFNSVLVEVELGTGRATSIIRVDREAV
- a CDS encoding HNH endonuclease; the protein is MGSGVIVSEPFEGVHWDSRRAERGDTAHRVEIIFDVLSDLPILDEKALSSDALGQHNWYPQASATRIPESTAVQLESIWSRATGLTFKPPESAGLPGLRLEGTKRSQIITTYERNHEAREECLRRHGRRCQVCSLAFEERYGAIGKGFIHVHHVVPVSGIGQEYEVDPVNDLSPVCPNCHAMLHKRTPPLSIHELKRMIQASDV
- a CDS encoding B-box zinc finger protein — protein: MKCAAHPNVETNLACGKCGIPICPKCLVQTPVGARCRDCAGVKRLPTYQITPLQYLKAAGLGLVLAIAIGIAWAWLRDLIPLFSASLLLSIALAAGAGYSIGEVLSRSVNRKRGTALQVIAGVGVALSYVVSNVGFSGDALTFFTYISLYDSSRYHGSCRPPALDRVPCSQER